In Primulina eburnea isolate SZY01 chromosome 3, ASM2296580v1, whole genome shotgun sequence, one DNA window encodes the following:
- the LOC140827500 gene encoding uncharacterized protein, translated as MGFKVSWVSFFKISLLLLLITGIVIACFTLPIEKMLKDFLAWIEQDLGPWGPLVLAVAYIPLTVLAVPASILTLGGGYLFGLPLGFVADSIGATIGAGAAFLVGRTIGRSFVISKLKDYPQFNAVAIAIRKSGFKIVLLLRLVPLLPFNMLNYLLSVTPVPIAHYMLASWLGMMPITLALVYVGTTLKDLSDVTHGWNEFSKTRWAYIVLGLAVSVVLMICVTRVAKAALEKALAENKYIETDSMSPQLPIVDDSAQHLHQPLIIRVDAP; from the exons atgggtttcaaAGTCAGTTGGGTTTCGTTTTTCAAGATTTCATTGCTTTTACTGTTGATTACGGGCATTGTCATCGCTTGCTTCACTCTCCCTATTGAAAAG ATGCTGAAGGATTTCTTAGCATGGATAGAGCAAGATCTTGGCCCTTGGGGTCCTCTAGTGCT AGCTGTTGCATACATTCCTTTAACAGTATTAGCAGTACCTGCTTCTATTCTTACG CTGGGTGGTGGCTATCTGTTTGGTTTGCCTCTGGGTTTTGTTGCTGATTCTATTGGTGCCACGATAGGTGCTGGTGCCGCTTTTCTTGTTGGGCGAACA ATTGGGAGATCATTTGTTATATCCAAGCTAAAAGACTATCCTCAGTTCAATGCAGTTGCAATCGCCATTCGGAAATCTGGATTTAAG ATTGTATTACTGCTCCGACTTGTTCCTTTGCTTCCATTCAACATGTTGAACTACCTCTTATCCGTGACTCCTGTCCCCATTGCTCATTACATGCTAGCTTCATGGTTGGGCATGATG CCAATTACTCTTGCCTTGGTATATGTTGGAACAACTTTGAAGGATCTTTCTGATGTAACACATGGATGGAATGAATTCTCAAAAACCCGTTGG GCATATATTGTGTTGGGCCTTGCTGTATCCG TTGTGCTGATGATTTGTGTTACAAGAGTCGCCAAAGCTGCATTAGAGAAAGCATTGGCTGAAAACAAATACATTGAGACCGATTCCATGTCACCACAATTACCCATTGTTGATGATTCTGCTCAACACCTCCACCAGCCACTTATAATCAGAGTCGATGCGCCCTAA